GGCCGCGGAAGCGCGGCAACTCGACGTCGCGGCCATCGAGCGGGAGCTGGCGGATCTGGATCGCGATACGAAGGTGCCCGACGACATCCCTCGCGAACCCGATGCCTTGATGGACCTCATCGTCCGGCGCTTTCATGATGGACACCGGCGGGCGCTGCCCGAACTGATCGCCCTGGCGACGAAGGTCGAGCGCACGCATGCGAGTCACGCCGACGTGCCGGCGGGCCTTGCAGCCCTGCTCCGCACCATGCTCGACGAGCTGACGATGCACATGCACAAGGAGGAGCAGATTCTGTTCCCGATGATGCGCGCCAATCCAGGGCGCGTCCTGGCTCCGCCGATCGCACGCATGCGCGAGGAACATCGCGACCATGGCCGCATGCTCCAACGTATCGAGGATTGCACCCACGAACAGCGCCTCCCTCGCGAGGCGTGCGACTCGTGGCGCGCGCTCTATGCCGGCCTGGACCAATTCACCGCGGATTTCCTCCAGCACGTGCATGTCGAGAACGACATTCTGTTCCCGCAGTTCGAAGGCCGCCCATAACCGCCACGAAGCACGACTGATCACGATTCGGTGCGAGCCGGCGCGGCAATCGCGCCGTTGGCGCCGATCGACGCCTCGGATCCGCAGCCGCGGGTCCGCCCATAGGGATCTCCCTCCGATGGCGGCCGCCATCGGCAAATCCCCTGCGCCGCAAGTCCCTCCTCGCGCGGCCGGCCGTCGCGCCGCCGGCTTCCGCCCCGCCTAAGTCAAACAACGCATTTCCGTCGACGGGCCAAAAAAATATTCTGTCCCTGTTCGCGTTTGGTGCAGCACAGGCCGCAACGGTTTGGACCAACAGCAACCCTCTCTATCCAGGAGCATTTGTCATGTACAAGGCACAGGTGCCGAAAGGCACTCCCGATTCCGGCACGCGAAACGAGCGCGTGCAGAAAATCTCGAAGCGCCGGGGACTTGCGCGGATCGCGGCAACCCTGCCGATTCTCCTTGCCAGCGGCTTTGCGCTCGCGCAGACGCCGCCGACCGCCACGGTCGACACTACCGGTCTGGCCGTGTCCGACTCCGATGTGACGGTGGGCATCCTTCACTCGCTGACCGGCACGATGGCGATTTCGGAAACCGGCGCGCAGGAAGCCGAAAAGCTTGCCATCAGTCAGATCAACGCCATGGGCGGCGTGCTCGGCCGGAAGATCAAGGTCGTCCAGGAGGACGGTGCGTCGGATTGGCCCACCTTCGCCGAAAAGGCCAAGAAGCTGCTGGAATCCGATCACGTCGCAGCCATCTTCGGCTGCTGGACGTCGGCCTCGCGCAAGGCGGTGCTGCCGGTGCTGGAGCGCGACAACGGGCTGCTGTACTACCCGACGTTCTATGAGGGACTCGAGCAGTCGAAGAACGTGGTCTATACCGGCCAGGAAGCGACCCAGCAGGTGTTTGCCGGCCTGAAATGGGTGGCCGACACGAAGCACGCGAAGACGTTCTACCTCATCGGGTCCGACTATATCTGGCCGCGCACGGTGATGAAACTTGCGCGCAAGTACATCACCAACGTGCTTCATGGCCGGGTGGTGGGCGAGGAGTACGCCGCACTCGGCAGCACCGATTTCGGCTCGACCATCAACAAGATCCGGCTCAAGCGGCCCGACGTGATCTACGCCGCGGTCGTCGGCGGCTCCAACGTCTCGTGGTTCAAGCAGTTGAAGGCCGCCGGCATCAACGGTCATAACCATACGCTGCTCACCGTGTCGGTGACCGAAGACGAGGCCAAAGGAATCGGTGGCGAGAATCTGGTCGGCTTCTATTCGGCAATGAAGTACTTCGAATCGCTCGATACGCCGCGCAACCAGGAGTTCGTCAAGCAGTTCCACGCCATGTGGGGCGCGACGGCACCAATCGGCGACGTCACCCAGGCGGCGTACGAAGGTCCGTGGCTGTGGAAGGCCGCGGTCGAGAAGGCCGGCAGCTTCGACACCGACAAGGTCGTCAAGGCCGAGGAAAGCGGGACGATCCAGTTCGATGCGCCCGAAGGCATGGTCTATCTCGAGCCCAACCACCACCTGAAGACCCGGTTGCGGATCGGCGAGTGGCGGAGCGATGGGCAGGCCGACATCGTCTACACGTCCGATTACATCATGCCCAATCCGTTCCCCAAGGGGTATTGAGTGATGAACCCCCCGCGGTGTTGTTGCGATCCCCCCTCCTTCGCAGC
This genomic window from Burkholderiales bacterium GJ-E10 contains:
- a CDS encoding regulator of cell morphogenesis and NO signaling (RCMNS), with translation MPDPVVSPAVPYAARPLGQLACTIPGAIAVFRRHHLDFGCGGDCTLEAAAEARQLDVAAIERELADLDRDTKVPDDIPREPDALMDLIVRRFHDGHRRALPELIALATKVERTHASHADVPAGLAALLRTMLDELTMHMHKEEQILFPMMRANPGRVLAPPIARMREEHRDHGRMLQRIEDCTHEQRLPREACDSWRALYAGLDQFTADFLQHVHVENDILFPQFEGRP
- a CDS encoding urea ABC transporter urea binding protein — encoded protein: MYKAQVPKGTPDSGTRNERVQKISKRRGLARIAATLPILLASGFALAQTPPTATVDTTGLAVSDSDVTVGILHSLTGTMAISETGAQEAEKLAISQINAMGGVLGRKIKVVQEDGASDWPTFAEKAKKLLESDHVAAIFGCWTSASRKAVLPVLERDNGLLYYPTFYEGLEQSKNVVYTGQEATQQVFAGLKWVADTKHAKTFYLIGSDYIWPRTVMKLARKYITNVLHGRVVGEEYAALGSTDFGSTINKIRLKRPDVIYAAVVGGSNVSWFKQLKAAGINGHNHTLLTVSVTEDEAKGIGGENLVGFYSAMKYFESLDTPRNQEFVKQFHAMWGATAPIGDVTQAAYEGPWLWKAAVEKAGSFDTDKVVKAEESGTIQFDAPEGMVYLEPNHHLKTRLRIGEWRSDGQADIVYTSDYIMPNPFPKGY